One Opitutaceae bacterium DNA segment encodes these proteins:
- a CDS encoding cupin domain-containing protein, translating to MRLSLISTFLAGAVLAVVSVTFGHVESSEAEEISIVPAHERATAKDLGMAGPTETKGVSGVVKLGAISLEQDFPELADRKIRAREITLLPGGTVAVHQHESRPGVAYVIEGELVEHRNDQPDPVIRRAGDTAFEQSGIVHWWENRSQEPARVMVVDIVPVDLE from the coding sequence ATGCGTCTTTCCCTGATCAGTACTTTTCTGGCCGGTGCTGTCCTGGCCGTTGTTTCAGTCACATTTGGACATGTGGAATCTTCCGAGGCTGAGGAAATCTCGATCGTGCCGGCACACGAGCGTGCCACGGCCAAAGACCTTGGGATGGCAGGACCCACCGAGACCAAGGGGGTCAGCGGAGTGGTGAAACTGGGTGCCATCTCCCTTGAGCAGGATTTTCCCGAGCTTGCCGATCGAAAGATCCGGGCCCGGGAGATCACCCTGTTGCCCGGGGGCACGGTTGCCGTGCATCAGCATGAATCGCGTCCCGGAGTGGCCTATGTGATCGAGGGAGAACTGGTGGAACACCGAAATGATCAGCCGGACCCGGTCATTCGACGGGCGGGAGACACGGCTTTCGAGCAGTCGGGCATCGTCCACTGGTGGGAGAACCGGAGTCAGGAGCCGGCCAGGGTCATGGTGGTCGACATTGTGCCGGTTGATCTGGAATAG
- a CDS encoding CehA/McbA family metallohydrolase, which translates to MRAFQDGPASSLFQPLKTNLTESIGGLDPEILSPEFVRAREHAPDESCIGWGIPFRIDGVAAISQRPRAIQLDNPVAAPWFVFLHTSDLRKEIPNTDGFMPPTPDQGRMSVHAADYIFVFADGEEISVPIRRRYEIGPIQRPWGENCSNCVPSRKPFPFDESRPNTAWGYGQTRADIADGGPFVTWIWAFRNPRPDALLREVRLLPRSGVVVVFALTAGFTRGTPIRWERRKKAVVRLPDDVVFDPRLDANGLLPQVQMDLGTVISANPRKIYPDLEWEATRHNRVPEIHEKELLVEFSAHPQAEFHFAWGQKTAIHELESGIAGQGSEGIRIVPPAHQRVCIRTVDAKSGVPVPVKLHIHGSEGEYLPPTDHHRKPNHNWFEDYAPEFWHGDESASHICAYTPGETLVDLPLGKIHVEVTKGFEIRPIRRILSVDPETREITIKLEKVLPWRENGWVTADTHVHFLSPGSAMLEGAAEGVNLINLLASQWGELMTNVGDFDGRTTFGSKESGGSGEFLVRVGSENRQHVLGHISLLGYKGNLITPMCSGGANESAIGDPVDILLTEWARQCRQQGGLVIMPHFPQPRMENAASLVLEEIDGIEMCSWGDHYSGIDPYSLSSWYQYLNNGYLVPAVGGTDKMSVSTAVGTIRTYARLAPDTVFSNETWMDAVRRKETFCTYGPLMEFNVDGQTMGRTIEMNSTGGTVDVSWKLASVTVPMTRVDLVVNGEIRESQSVEPSEDSGNWSVKVDRSSWLALLVRGKYADKPEMIAAHSTPVMVSIEHSHFFSAADAAVILEQIEGTLAFLDNVGTRAETIRYREMRHIIESAHRRLHNRMHALGYDHHHGPSRNHREHEK; encoded by the coding sequence ATGAGAGCATTCCAAGACGGTCCCGCCTCATCCCTCTTCCAGCCCCTCAAGACCAACCTGACCGAGTCGATCGGCGGATTAGACCCCGAGATCCTGTCGCCTGAGTTTGTCCGGGCCCGGGAACACGCGCCCGACGAATCCTGCATCGGCTGGGGCATCCCGTTCAGGATCGATGGCGTCGCCGCCATCTCCCAACGACCACGGGCGATTCAACTGGATAACCCCGTCGCCGCGCCCTGGTTCGTCTTCCTCCACACCTCGGATCTCCGAAAGGAGATTCCCAATACAGACGGTTTCATGCCCCCCACTCCCGACCAGGGGCGCATGAGTGTTCACGCCGCCGACTACATCTTTGTCTTTGCCGACGGTGAAGAAATCTCCGTTCCGATCAGAAGGCGTTACGAGATCGGGCCCATCCAGCGGCCCTGGGGAGAGAACTGCTCGAACTGCGTGCCCAGCCGCAAGCCCTTTCCTTTCGATGAATCACGTCCGAATACGGCCTGGGGCTATGGGCAGACCAGGGCGGATATCGCGGACGGCGGGCCGTTCGTCACCTGGATCTGGGCCTTTAGGAATCCGCGGCCGGACGCTCTCCTGAGGGAAGTCCGCCTTCTGCCCAGAAGTGGCGTGGTGGTCGTCTTTGCCCTGACCGCCGGCTTCACCCGGGGAACGCCGATCCGTTGGGAGCGACGGAAAAAGGCCGTCGTCCGGCTGCCTGACGACGTGGTTTTTGACCCACGATTGGATGCCAATGGCCTCCTCCCCCAGGTTCAGATGGATCTAGGCACCGTTATTTCCGCCAACCCCCGCAAGATCTACCCCGACCTCGAATGGGAAGCTACCCGCCACAACCGGGTTCCCGAGATCCACGAAAAGGAACTCCTGGTCGAATTCTCCGCCCATCCCCAGGCGGAGTTTCACTTTGCCTGGGGACAGAAAACAGCCATCCACGAGCTCGAATCCGGAATCGCCGGCCAAGGCTCGGAAGGCATACGAATCGTTCCACCCGCTCACCAGCGGGTTTGCATCCGCACGGTGGACGCGAAGTCCGGCGTGCCCGTCCCGGTGAAGCTCCATATCCACGGATCCGAAGGTGAATACCTTCCGCCCACCGACCACCACCGAAAACCGAATCACAACTGGTTCGAAGACTATGCGCCTGAGTTTTGGCACGGTGACGAATCGGCTTCGCATATTTGCGCCTACACACCGGGTGAGACCCTGGTCGATCTTCCCCTCGGCAAAATCCATGTGGAAGTGACCAAGGGTTTTGAGATCCGTCCCATCCGCAGAATCCTGAGCGTCGATCCGGAGACCAGGGAGATCACCATCAAGTTGGAGAAGGTTCTGCCCTGGCGGGAAAACGGCTGGGTTACCGCCGATACCCACGTGCATTTTCTCTCCCCGGGATCCGCCATGCTGGAAGGCGCGGCCGAAGGTGTGAACCTGATCAATTTGCTCGCCAGCCAATGGGGCGAACTCATGACCAACGTGGGGGATTTTGATGGACGAACGACCTTCGGCTCGAAGGAGTCCGGCGGCAGCGGCGAGTTTCTCGTCCGGGTCGGCAGCGAAAACCGCCAGCATGTCCTCGGTCATATCTCACTGCTCGGCTACAAGGGAAACCTGATCACCCCGATGTGCAGCGGCGGTGCCAATGAATCCGCCATCGGCGACCCGGTCGACATTCTCCTGACCGAGTGGGCCCGCCAATGCCGACAACAGGGCGGGCTCGTCATCATGCCCCACTTTCCGCAGCCGCGGATGGAAAACGCCGCCAGCCTCGTCCTCGAGGAAATTGACGGCATCGAGATGTGCTCCTGGGGCGATCACTATTCGGGCATCGATCCCTATTCACTCTCATCCTGGTACCAGTATCTGAATAACGGGTACCTGGTCCCTGCCGTGGGGGGCACCGACAAGATGAGCGTCTCCACCGCGGTCGGCACCATCCGGACATATGCCAGGTTGGCTCCGGACACGGTATTCTCCAACGAGACCTGGATGGACGCGGTTCGTCGCAAGGAAACCTTCTGCACCTACGGCCCGCTCATGGAGTTCAACGTCGATGGACAGACCATGGGCCGCACGATCGAGATGAACTCGACCGGCGGCACGGTCGATGTTTCCTGGAAGCTCGCCAGCGTGACCGTTCCCATGACCCGGGTTGACCTGGTCGTGAACGGGGAGATCCGTGAAAGTCAATCGGTCGAACCGTCGGAGGATTCGGGCAACTGGTCGGTCAAGGTCGACCGGAGCTCATGGCTCGCCCTCCTGGTGCGCGGGAAATATGCGGACAAACCCGAGATGATCGCGGCCCATTCAACCCCCGTGATGGTGAGCATCGAGCATTCCCATTTCTTCTCGGCGGCCGATGCGGCCGTCATCCTTGAACAGATCGAAGGAACCCTTGCCTTCCTTGACAACGTGGGCACCCGGGCGGAGACCATCCGCTACCGCGAGATGCGCCACATCATAGAATCCGCCCACCGGCGTCTGCACAACCGCATGCATGCCTTGGGCTACGACCATCACCACGGCCCCTCCCGGAATCATCGGGAGCACGAGAAGTGA
- a CDS encoding ATP-binding cassette domain-containing protein → MAFHLIFDQVCFSHESTVSVLFENLSLDFPPGWTGIVGPNGSGKSTLLHLATRRLEPDSGTIRIPRTVAYCPQRTDQAPAALKEMLTSSDPEAWAIASRLGMAPDWPVRWNQLSHGERKRAQIGVALWQNPDILAIDEPTNHIDAGARELLIASLENYQGIGLLVSHDRELLDRLIHQCLFIETPRAIMRPGNYSRASEERGREHSAIRAEQERLVTSYRKLEREFKRRRTEADRAEKRRSNRHINPHDNDARGRQNRAVVSGKDGKAGRLLSQMKGRLGQLEAQRNARTSSREFETGIWVEAEPARRPTLVDLEPGEIPLDGRRFLRHPQLTISRSDRIALVGPNGCGKSTLLRFIIESLDWPEEKLLLLPQEITSKNASSILDQVRLLPRRELGQVMQTISRLGSRPDRLLESGQPSPGEIRKLLIALGIRRRPWMIVMDEPTNHLDLPSIECLENALKDCPCALLLVSHDHAFLNALTTTHWSIDNRENPVLEIR, encoded by the coding sequence ATGGCCTTTCATCTGATCTTCGATCAGGTTTGCTTTTCCCACGAGTCAACCGTATCGGTCCTCTTCGAGAACCTGTCACTTGATTTTCCTCCGGGTTGGACCGGAATCGTCGGTCCCAACGGCTCGGGCAAATCCACCCTGCTCCATCTCGCCACTCGCCGGCTCGAGCCGGATTCGGGCACAATCCGGATTCCGCGAACAGTCGCTTATTGCCCGCAACGGACGGATCAAGCTCCAGCCGCGCTGAAGGAAATGCTGACTTCATCCGATCCCGAGGCTTGGGCTATCGCTTCGCGACTCGGGATGGCGCCCGATTGGCCCGTCCGTTGGAACCAACTCAGCCACGGCGAGCGCAAGCGGGCCCAGATCGGCGTCGCCCTCTGGCAGAATCCCGATATACTCGCGATCGACGAACCGACCAATCATATCGATGCCGGCGCCCGCGAGCTTCTGATCGCATCGCTCGAGAACTACCAGGGCATCGGACTTCTCGTGAGCCATGATCGTGAGCTTCTCGATCGCCTTATCCATCAATGTCTGTTCATCGAGACACCCCGCGCCATCATGAGACCGGGCAACTACAGCCGCGCCTCGGAGGAGCGAGGCCGTGAACACTCGGCCATTCGAGCGGAACAGGAACGTCTGGTCACGTCTTACCGGAAACTCGAGCGGGAATTCAAACGCCGTCGCACCGAGGCGGACAGGGCTGAAAAACGAAGATCCAATCGACACATCAACCCGCACGACAACGATGCCCGCGGACGGCAGAATCGGGCAGTCGTCAGCGGCAAAGACGGCAAGGCCGGACGCCTGCTCAGCCAGATGAAGGGCCGGCTCGGACAATTGGAAGCACAGCGCAATGCCCGCACCTCCAGCCGCGAGTTTGAGACCGGTATCTGGGTCGAGGCAGAACCCGCCCGTCGGCCCACTCTGGTCGATCTCGAACCCGGCGAAATTCCTCTCGACGGACGACGTTTCCTGCGCCACCCGCAGCTCACCATTTCCCGCTCCGATCGCATTGCTCTGGTGGGACCCAACGGATGCGGAAAATCCACGCTCCTCCGCTTCATCATTGAATCGCTCGACTGGCCTGAAGAGAAACTGCTTCTTCTCCCTCAGGAAATCACATCCAAGAATGCCTCTTCCATCCTCGACCAGGTTCGCCTGCTGCCACGCCGGGAACTTGGCCAGGTCATGCAGACGATCAGTCGGCTTGGCTCCCGTCCGGATCGGTTGCTCGAGAGCGGCCAGCCCAGCCCGGGCGAAATCCGCAAGCTTCTCATCGCGCTGGGAATCCGCCGACGCCCCTGGATGATCGTGATGGACGAGCCGACCAACCACCTCGATCTGCCGTCGATCGAGTGCCTTGAAAATGCTCTCAAGGACTGTCCCTGCGCCTTGCTCCTCGTCTCGCACGACCACGCATTTCTCAATGCCCTGACCACGACACACTGGTCGATCGACAATCGCGAAAATCCCGTCCTGGAAATCAGGTGA
- a CDS encoding DegT/DnrJ/EryC1/StrS family aminotransferase, translating into MLEVGEPEIRAMARVLRSGKLFRYHPGGEAKRFEEEYATYLGGKYVQLSASGTTALTSALASLGIGPGDEVIVPAHTYLATAMAVIACGAIPVIVDIDASITLDPMALEKAIGPRTRAVIPVHMWGLVCDMKPILRIARKHKILVIEDCCQCIGGSYQGRMVGSLGNAGVYSFNYFKNITCGEGGAVLSKTRRAHERVVMHTDACGFFWEGKRSEPSFCASSARISEIEGAMLRAQLKRLPGFIRNLRRNKARILEGLAGSGLMPSPVNDPDGECATFVFFQFPSEEQARAFASLTDGNQVVDTGRHTYHEWEPILAKRGHIHPALDPFKMEANRGCRTDYHRDMCPVSLDILRRTVMLGNQHDAKAADLKRTVDRIRRAAGSVL; encoded by the coding sequence ATGCTTGAAGTCGGCGAACCTGAAATCCGCGCCATGGCCCGCGTCCTGCGCAGCGGGAAACTCTTCCGCTATCACCCGGGTGGAGAAGCGAAACGATTCGAGGAAGAATACGCCACCTATCTTGGGGGCAAATACGTCCAGCTCTCGGCCAGCGGGACGACCGCCCTGACCTCCGCCCTGGCCAGTCTCGGCATCGGCCCCGGAGACGAGGTCATCGTCCCCGCCCACACCTATCTGGCCACCGCCATGGCCGTGATCGCCTGCGGCGCCATCCCGGTCATTGTCGACATCGACGCCTCGATCACCCTCGACCCCATGGCCCTGGAAAAAGCCATCGGCCCCCGGACCCGCGCCGTCATCCCTGTCCATATGTGGGGACTTGTCTGCGACATGAAGCCGATCCTCAGGATCGCCCGCAAACACAAGATCCTTGTCATCGAGGATTGCTGCCAGTGCATCGGCGGCTCCTACCAGGGCCGCATGGTCGGCTCCCTCGGAAATGCCGGGGTTTACAGCTTCAACTACTTCAAGAACATCACCTGCGGGGAAGGCGGCGCCGTCCTCTCCAAGACACGCCGGGCCCATGAAAGGGTGGTCATGCATACCGATGCCTGCGGTTTCTTCTGGGAAGGAAAACGCAGCGAGCCTTCTTTCTGCGCCTCGAGCGCCCGGATCTCCGAGATTGAGGGAGCCATGCTCCGCGCCCAGCTGAAACGGCTGCCCGGTTTCATCCGGAACCTGCGGCGTAACAAGGCACGGATCCTAGAGGGCCTCGCCGGCTCGGGCCTGATGCCCTCTCCCGTCAACGATCCCGACGGCGAATGCGCCACCTTCGTCTTCTTCCAGTTCCCGTCCGAAGAACAGGCCAGGGCATTCGCCAGCCTGACTGACGGCAACCAGGTGGTGGATACCGGACGCCACACCTACCACGAATGGGAGCCGATCCTCGCGAAACGGGGCCATATCCACCCGGCTCTCGACCCATTCAAGATGGAGGCCAACCGAGGGTGCCGGACGGATTATCATCGCGATATGTGCCCGGTCTCCCTGGATATACTCAGGCGGACCGTCATGCTCGGGAATCAACATGACGCGAAAGCGGCCGACCTGAAGAGGACCGTCGACCGGATCCGCCGCGCGGCCGGCAGCGTCCTGTAA
- a CDS encoding polysaccharide deacetylase family protein, translated as MPGFSWPDNAKAAVSLTFDDARTTQLDVGIPILDSFGIKGTFFVSPEFVGDRLAEWQTVPARGHEIGNHTMTHPCSECFEFVRERRNALEDYDLERMARELDDANAWIAERLGSVPTSFAYPCGHTSVGRGRDTRSYIPLVAERFIAGRLYTHDPNANPFQVDLAQTWSCGIDRLLPAEVLPMLESGLRAGDWVVLTGHEITIDHPQGILPETLTAICEWARDKNGEVWIDTFSAVARYIRSTQSHHA; from the coding sequence ATGCCTGGATTCTCCTGGCCCGACAACGCCAAAGCCGCCGTCTCCCTCACTTTCGACGATGCCCGCACCACTCAACTGGATGTCGGCATCCCGATTCTCGATTCATTCGGAATAAAGGGGACGTTTTTCGTCAGTCCGGAATTCGTCGGAGACCGCCTCGCCGAATGGCAGACGGTTCCGGCCAGGGGACACGAGATTGGCAATCACACCATGACGCATCCCTGTTCGGAATGCTTTGAGTTCGTGAGGGAGCGCAGGAACGCCCTGGAAGACTATGATCTCGAGCGCATGGCCCGGGAACTCGATGACGCCAATGCATGGATCGCCGAACGACTCGGTTCGGTACCGACTTCATTTGCCTACCCCTGTGGACACACGTCTGTCGGGCGGGGGCGTGACACCCGGAGCTACATCCCTCTGGTGGCCGAGCGGTTCATCGCCGGGCGTCTCTACACTCATGATCCCAATGCCAATCCGTTTCAGGTGGACCTGGCCCAGACCTGGTCCTGCGGCATTGATCGCCTCCTTCCCGCTGAAGTGCTGCCCATGCTCGAAAGCGGGCTCCGGGCCGGAGACTGGGTGGTCCTGACCGGCCACGAAATCACGATCGACCATCCGCAAGGCATTCTCCCGGAGACCCTGACCGCCATTTGCGAATGGGCTCGGGACAAGAACGGCGAAGTCTGGATCGACACCTTCAGCGCCGTTGCCCGGTACATCCGCTCAACCCAATCCCATCATGCTTGA
- the sugE gene encoding quaternary ammonium compound efflux SMR transporter SugE has protein sequence MSWVYLLIAGLLEIVWAIGLKFTAGFSRLGPSVLTVGAMIASFVFLGQALKTIPVGTGYAVWTGIGAAGVAVIGMVWLGESREILRILCIGLIVAGVIGLRVFAPAAP, from the coding sequence ATGTCCTGGGTCTACCTCCTCATCGCCGGTCTCTTGGAAATCGTCTGGGCCATCGGGCTGAAATTCACCGCCGGTTTCTCACGACTCGGCCCGAGTGTGCTGACCGTCGGCGCGATGATCGCCAGCTTCGTCTTCCTCGGGCAGGCGCTCAAGACGATCCCGGTCGGCACCGGCTACGCGGTCTGGACCGGCATCGGGGCGGCCGGCGTGGCCGTTATCGGGATGGTCTGGCTGGGAGAGTCACGGGAGATCCTGCGCATCCTCTGCATCGGATTGATCGTGGCGGGGGTCATCGGACTGCGGGTCTTTGCCCCGGCCGCACCGTAG
- a CDS encoding DMT family protein, which translates to MNRILITVILLGCSNVFMTFAWYAHLKNLSHRVWVIAALVSWGIALFEYLLQVPANRIGHQVMTVGQLKILQEVITLSVFVPFSVFYLKEKITSDYFWAGLCLLGAVFFLFRRKLFGG; encoded by the coding sequence ATGAACCGTATCCTTATCACCGTCATCCTGCTTGGCTGCAGCAATGTCTTCATGACATTTGCCTGGTATGCCCACCTGAAGAACCTGTCTCATCGGGTCTGGGTCATCGCCGCCTTGGTCAGTTGGGGGATCGCGCTCTTCGAATACCTGCTCCAGGTGCCGGCCAACCGGATCGGACACCAGGTCATGACCGTGGGGCAGCTGAAAATCCTCCAGGAGGTGATCACCCTTTCGGTCTTTGTCCCGTTTTCCGTCTTCTACCTGAAGGAGAAGATCACATCGGACTACTTCTGGGCCGGGCTCTGCCTGCTCGGAGCCGTCTTCTTCCTTTTCCGACGGAAGCTTTTTGGAGGGTGA
- a CDS encoding DUF2892 domain-containing protein, with product MKTNEGTLDRVIRIIAGLAILIAGYFYQSWWGLIGLLPLLTGVVGVCPAYLPFGWSTCSTKSNPQA from the coding sequence ATGAAAACCAACGAAGGAACCCTCGACCGCGTCATCCGTATCATCGCCGGTCTCGCCATCCTGATTGCCGGCTATTTCTATCAAAGCTGGTGGGGCCTGATCGGCCTCCTGCCGCTCCTCACCGGAGTCGTCGGTGTCTGCCCCGCCTACCTTCCTTTTGGCTGGAGCACCTGCTCAACGAAGTCGAATCCCCAAGCCTGA
- a CDS encoding DUF2892 domain-containing protein: MKTENVVRAMAGTMALIGLALAHWVHPNWIWLTVFVGANLLQSAFTGFCPAELIVRKLKGETA; encoded by the coding sequence ATGAAAACTGAAAATGTCGTTCGCGCCATGGCCGGAACCATGGCCCTCATTGGTCTGGCCCTCGCCCATTGGGTGCATCCCAACTGGATCTGGCTGACGGTATTCGTCGGCGCCAATCTGTTGCAATCGGCCTTTACCGGATTCTGTCCGGCTGAGTTGATTGTCCGCAAGCTGAAGGGCGAGACTGCCTGA